In Thunnus maccoyii chromosome 3, fThuMac1.1, whole genome shotgun sequence, the following proteins share a genomic window:
- the LOC121889281 gene encoding uncharacterized protein LOC121889281 encodes MSDSGRTFLDVAIMEALPELQVVNKNILEEHLQSIGVETYDDLRFVTEADLMTVLRPVQARKLLSVWKQKYQTPENSSLSSVEASPTQLLSSLSVSPQSSSSTSSSSLGLDTQWEDNFEIPWSKFPEEVMDSLERGKRPGPKLRRQMVRIVVTEMMEKCPHVGKKHSTDVAKQMVAKYPNSLQDVIEGDIVGTGYHSLVKQLQNRIENVRRTSTPKIRKRKHQADDSDHTDEIPLEERAAMQDTYGCIKWNVKFLPREETQESQHQKKEKLKEMFQQSDANPEEVKCLMKSTFYTQRQHVNQGKSIKSLREEWPFWFDELGMSVHFKELTGIDLKETFTRNLDLKGKRLLNYMTTVYVTKSNKFLQTYARLQRMRGQQSGCSDDVKEMVLLLLSYFDEKEESMFFHVEDTCLAEEVQLEQVPLTPAVIVCGQSCYSSTRYMLSLDRNLINTNISSFISALCLMFGSYFCFNIHYPSELASTLEFLQRCFFSINPEKGTKVENKNSKRRLNLNPRVLTLIQDLSDHEWR; translated from the exons ATGAGTGACTCAGGGCGAACCTTCCTAGATGTCGCCATCATGGAAGCCCTACCAGAACTTCaagtagtaaacaaaaacatcctggAAGAGCACTTGCAGTCCATTGGAGTCGAGACGTATGATGATCTACGCTTCGTAACGGAGGCTGATTTGATGACAGTATTAAGACCTGTACAAGCCAGAAAGCTTCTTTCTGTttggaaacagaaat acCAAACTCCCGAGAACAGCTCACTATCATCTGTGGAAGCCTCACCTACCCAACTGCTGTCATCGCTCTCTGTTTCACCCCAAAGTTCATCGTCAACCTCCTCCAGCAGCCTAGGACTTGACACACAGTGGGAAGACAACTTTGAAATTCCATGGAGTAAATTTCCTGAGGAAGTGATGGATTCTttggagaggggaaaaaggcCAGGCCCAAAACTGAGGAGGCAAATGGTCCGGATTGTTGTGACTGAGATGATGGAAAAATGCCCCCATGTAGGTAAAAAGCATTCAACTGATGTTGCAAAGCAAATGGTGGCAAAATATCCCAATTCTCTGCAAGATGTAATAGAGGGCGATATTGTTGGAACAGGCTACCATTCCCTtgtaaaacagctgcaaaacagaATCGAAAATGTGAGGCGCACTTCAACacccaaaataagaaaaagaaaacatcaggcTGATGACTCAGACCACACAGATGAGATCCCATTAGAAGAGAGAGCAGCAATGCAGGACACTTACGGATGCATTAAATGGAATGTGAAATTTCTGCCCCGTGAAGAAACTCAAGAGAGCCAGCaccaaaagaaggaaaaactcaAGGAGATGTTCCAACAATCTGATGCCAATCCAGAGGAGGTAAAATGTCTAATGAAGTCCACTTTTTACACACAGCGTCAACATGTCAACCAGGGAAAAAGTATCAAAAGCCTTCGAGAGGAGTGGCCATTTTGGTTTGACGAACTTGGCATGTCGGTCCACTTCAAGGAACTCACTGGGATTGACCTCAAAGAGACATTCACGCGAAATTTGGATTTGAAGGGAAAAAGGCTTCTCAACTACATGACCACAGTTTATGTCACCAAGAGTAATAAGTTCCTTCAGACTTATGCAAGGCTTCAGAGGATGCGGGGACAGCAGAGTGGCTGCTCAGATGATGTGAAAGAGATGGTCCTGCTTCTGCTCAGCTACTTTGATGAGAAGGAGGAGTCCATGTTCTTCCATGTAGAAGATACCTGTCTGGCAGAAGAGGTCCAACTGGAGCAAGTGCCTCTGACACCTGCTGTTATTGTCTGTG GACAGTCCTGCTATTCCTCAACAAGGTACATGCTGAGTCTGGATCGGAACctcatcaacacaaacatctcctccttcatttcTGCATTGTGCCTCATGTTCGGGAGCTACTTCTGTTTCAACATCCATTATCCATCTGAGCTGGCTTCAACTCTGGAGTTTCTTCAAAG GTGTTTTTTCTCGATAAACCCAGAAAAAGGAACTAAGGTGGAGAATAAAAACTCGAAGCGTCGTCTCAATCTGAACCCTCGAGTCCTCACCCTGATCCAGGACCTCTCCGATCACGAGTGGCGTTAA